One window of Terriglobales bacterium genomic DNA carries:
- a CDS encoding 3-hydroxybutyryl-CoA dehydrogenase, with product MDIKTVGVVGAGAMGNGIAHVFSKSGHNVILCDVEQRFLDRALDTINKNMEREVAKQKLTAEDKAAALKRIRPVLDRKELAASDFVVEAATEQFQIKAQLFRELDSVLRPEVLLASNTSSISITKLGALTKRADKVIGMHFFNPVPMMKLVEVIRGLATANETFSAVFELAKKLDKTPVEVNDAPGFVSNRVLMPLLNEAMYAVMEGVATPEAVDEVFKLGMAHPMGPLTLADFIGLDVCLDIMRVMQEGLGDPKYRPCPLLIKYVDAGWLGRKSGRGFYKY from the coding sequence ATGGACATCAAGACCGTCGGCGTGGTCGGCGCCGGCGCCATGGGCAACGGCATCGCCCACGTATTCTCCAAGTCCGGCCACAACGTGATCCTGTGCGACGTGGAGCAACGCTTCCTCGACCGCGCGCTCGACACCATCAACAAGAACATGGAACGCGAGGTCGCCAAGCAGAAGCTCACAGCCGAGGACAAGGCGGCGGCGCTCAAGCGTATCCGCCCGGTGCTCGACCGCAAGGAGCTGGCCGCCTCCGACTTCGTGGTCGAGGCCGCCACCGAGCAATTCCAGATCAAGGCCCAGCTCTTCCGCGAACTGGATTCCGTCCTGCGGCCGGAGGTCCTGCTGGCCTCCAACACCTCGTCCATCTCCATCACCAAGCTGGGGGCGCTCACCAAGCGAGCCGACAAGGTCATCGGCATGCACTTCTTCAACCCGGTGCCGATGATGAAGCTGGTGGAGGTCATCCGTGGCCTGGCCACGGCGAACGAAACCTTCAGCGCGGTGTTCGAGCTGGCAAAGAAACTGGACAAGACGCCGGTCGAGGTCAACGATGCTCCGGGGTTCGTCTCCAATCGGGTGCTCATGCCGCTGCTCAACGAGGCCATGTATGCGGTGATGGAAGGCGTGGCCACGCCCGAGGCGGTGGACGAAGTCTTCAAACTGGGCATGGCCCATCCCATGGGGCCGCTGACCCTGGCTGATTTCATCGGCCTCGACGTCTGCCTCGACATCATGCGGGTGATGCAGGAGGGCTTGGGCGATCCCAAGTACCGTCCCTGTCCGCTGCTCATCAAGTACGTGGACGCCGGCTGGCTGGGACGCAAGTCCGGGCGCGGGTTTTACAAGTACTGA
- a CDS encoding MBL fold metallo-hydrolase, producing MSLRVAVLASGSKGNSTLIASAKTRILVDCGLSCRELFRRLHAAGEDAHRLDAILISHEHSDHVSGLPVMARKTRATVFMTGPANDAWGRSCDDSDLARLELFSAGHRFTVGDIEVTPFTVPHDSADPVAFTFRCDGVKAGIVTDLGYIPRSVSEHVRGCDVLVIESNHDLEMLRTGPYPWVVKQRVGSRVGHLSNGTLADFFANDYDGSAAFVVLAHLSEQNNHPEIARRTAEAALQPCRNLLHNRLLLAAQHAVLDPIRL from the coding sequence ATGAGTCTTCGTGTCGCCGTGCTGGCCAGCGGGAGCAAGGGCAACAGCACTCTCATCGCCAGCGCGAAGACGCGCATCCTGGTGGACTGCGGGCTCTCCTGCCGCGAGCTCTTCCGCCGCCTGCACGCTGCCGGGGAAGACGCGCACCGCCTCGACGCCATCCTGATCTCTCACGAGCACTCCGACCACGTAAGCGGCCTCCCGGTCATGGCGCGCAAGACCCGGGCGACGGTGTTCATGACCGGCCCGGCCAACGATGCCTGGGGCCGGTCGTGCGACGATTCCGATCTCGCCCGCCTGGAACTTTTTTCTGCCGGCCATCGTTTCACTGTGGGGGACATCGAAGTGACACCCTTTACCGTGCCCCACGATTCCGCCGATCCGGTGGCCTTTACCTTCCGCTGTGACGGGGTGAAGGCAGGCATCGTTACCGACCTCGGTTACATCCCAAGAAGTGTCAGTGAGCATGTCCGGGGGTGCGATGTGCTGGTGATCGAATCCAACCACGACCTGGAGATGCTGCGGACCGGGCCGTATCCGTGGGTGGTGAAGCAGCGGGTGGGGTCGCGGGTGGGACATTTGTCCAATGGCACACTCGCGGATTTTTTTGCCAACGACTATGATGGAAGTGCCGCATTCGTGGTGCTGGCGCATCTTTCGGAGCAGAATAATCACCCGGAGATCGCGCGCCGCACGGCGGAGGCTGCGCTTCAGCCGTGCCGGAACCTGCTGCACAACCGGCTGCTGCTGGCGGCGCAACACGCCGTGCTCGACCCGATCCGGCTTTGA